One genomic segment of Bacillus kexueae includes these proteins:
- a CDS encoding DUF2521 family protein: MMSVIHSLNDKRREKQVDYELKVLKELSLRKIKEKVVSHYSLLFQSGVLHRSVVEDGCVDFAIESYLLGAQYSRFAYYGETYERVEERSKKEVREITHALFDYLLSWGKATEDDVVNDSIFLLSESFVQKWWTEGFQIGEKRRKLKLR, encoded by the coding sequence TGAAAAGCAGGTCGACTATGAGTTAAAGGTTTTGAAAGAATTATCTCTACGTAAAATAAAAGAAAAAGTAGTTTCCCACTATTCGTTGTTATTCCAAAGTGGTGTTTTACATCGGTCTGTCGTTGAAGATGGATGTGTCGATTTTGCCATTGAGTCCTATCTATTAGGGGCTCAATATAGCCGCTTCGCTTATTATGGTGAGACTTATGAACGAGTCGAAGAGCGATCAAAAAAAGAGGTGAGGGAGATAACCCACGCTTTATTTGATTACTTATTAAGTTGGGGAAAAGCTACTGAGGATGATGTAGTAAATGACTCCATCTTTTTGTTGAGTGAATCGTTTGTACAGAAGTGGTGGACGGAAGGATTTCAGATTGGGGAAAAGAGAAGAAAATTAAAGCTCCGTTAA
- the cwlD gene encoding N-acetylmuramoyl-L-alanine amidase CwlD: MKRREKWLFFIIGLGILLFIIQFPFSNLNSWKSWNLPLSGKIIYIDPGHGGPDGGAVGESLLEKDVALNISLKLRDYLQEQGALVLMTREEDEDLANKDTSGYSKRKSEDIRKRVELINESEADVFLSIHLNAIPSARWRGAQTFFNGAYEENEAVAKFIQDELRTNLENTERQAKRINGIYLLKHVEKPGALVEVGFLSNPEEEQLLASEDYQNKVAASIYKGLLRYLTNEQNPPD; encoded by the coding sequence ATGAAACGGCGAGAAAAGTGGCTTTTTTTTATCATCGGATTGGGCATCTTACTATTTATTATTCAATTTCCTTTTTCGAATTTGAATTCGTGGAAGTCGTGGAATCTCCCCTTATCTGGGAAAATTATATATATCGACCCGGGGCATGGCGGGCCTGATGGGGGAGCGGTTGGTGAATCTCTGTTAGAAAAAGATGTAGCGCTAAATATCTCTTTAAAATTGCGTGATTATCTTCAAGAGCAAGGGGCTCTCGTATTAATGACAAGGGAAGAGGATGAGGATTTAGCAAATAAAGATACAAGTGGTTATAGTAAAAGAAAATCAGAGGATATTCGAAAACGTGTAGAGCTGATTAATGAATCTGAAGCAGATGTCTTTTTAAGTATTCACTTAAATGCTATTCCATCAGCGAGATGGAGAGGAGCACAAACGTTTTTCAATGGTGCATATGAAGAAAACGAAGCGGTTGCTAAGTTTATTCAAGATGAGTTGAGAACGAATTTGGAGAATACAGAACGTCAAGCGAAACGAATTAACGGTATTTATTTGTTAAAGCATGTAGAAAAACCGGGGGCCCTTGTTGAGGTAGGCTTCCTCTCAAATCCAGAAGAAGAACAACTTTTAGCATCCGAAGACTACCAGAACAAGGTTGCTGCTTCCATTTATAAAGGATTGCTGCGCTATTTAACAAATGAACAAAATCCACCAGATTAA